The Streptomyces sp. NBC_01244 genome contains a region encoding:
- a CDS encoding YggT family protein, protein MGVALQVVYIALMCFLIVLIFRLVMDYVFQFARSWTPGKAMVVVLEATYTVTDPPLKLLRRLIPPLRLGGVALDLSFFVLMIIVYILISFVSTAARSV, encoded by the coding sequence ATGGGCGTAGCACTGCAAGTGGTTTACATCGCGCTGATGTGCTTCCTCATCGTGCTGATCTTCCGACTGGTCATGGACTACGTGTTCCAGTTCGCACGTTCATGGACACCCGGCAAGGCGATGGTGGTCGTTCTGGAGGCCACCTACACTGTCACCGATCCACCGCTCAAGCTCCTTCGGCGGCTCATCCCGCCGTTGCGTCTCGGGGGCGTGGCACTCGACCTGTCCTTCTTCGTTCTGATGATCATCGTTTACATCCTCATCAGTTTCGTGAGCACC